A single Anatilimnocola floriformis DNA region contains:
- a CDS encoding phosphoribosylanthranilate isomerase, with product MKPRVKICCISSVEEARLAVRYGASALGLVAKMPSGPGVIPEPIITEIAATIPLAIGSFLLTSELNVTAIIAQQRRCRVNTLQLVDRLEEGQYSDLRAALPGISLVQVIHVTGEESLEEACRVAEQGVDALLLDSGDQRLAIKQLGGTGRTHDWSISRRIVEGVKVPVFLAGGLRPDNVAEAIAAVQPFGLDVCSSLRTDGKLDEKKLAAFMAAVHNAAGSQAN from the coding sequence GTGAAACCGCGAGTAAAAATCTGTTGCATCAGCAGTGTGGAAGAAGCCCGATTGGCCGTTCGCTACGGCGCGTCGGCGCTGGGCCTCGTGGCAAAAATGCCGAGCGGCCCCGGTGTGATTCCGGAACCGATCATCACCGAGATTGCAGCGACCATACCGCTGGCGATCGGATCATTTCTGCTGACGAGCGAACTCAACGTCACGGCGATCATCGCGCAGCAGCGCCGTTGCCGTGTGAACACGCTGCAACTCGTCGATCGTTTGGAAGAAGGTCAATACAGCGACCTGCGCGCAGCGCTGCCTGGCATTTCACTGGTGCAAGTCATTCACGTCACGGGCGAAGAGTCGCTTGAGGAAGCTTGCCGAGTCGCCGAGCAAGGCGTCGACGCGCTGCTGCTCGACTCGGGCGATCAACGCCTCGCCATCAAGCAACTCGGCGGCACGGGCCGCACGCACGATTGGTCGATCAGTCGCCGCATTGTCGAGGGAGTGAAAGTACCGGTGTTCCTCGCCGGCGGTCTGCGGCCCGACAACGTCGCCGAAGCCATCGCCGCGGTTCAGCCGTTCGGCCTCGATGTTTGCTCGAGTTTGCGTACCGATGGCAAACTCGACGAGAAAAAACTGGCAGCGTTTATGGCAGCCGTACACAATGCTGCCGGGAGTCAGGCGAACTGA
- a CDS encoding suppressor of fused domain protein: MSESDENELDDKPNTSGWDAIDQALQPLYGEQEPLHYGAVLPASLGGDDPLQGISVYCVNEPVPHFHYVTYGFTELYDKDSPDPQFSGYGFEMTFRLARGVEETDPPTWPLNMLQNLARYVFRTGNFFDERHHLPANGPIAIGEPTDMTALLFIRDPQLPEVNSPNGYFKFIQLVGLCTAEYALLKEGYFDEVLERILTIAPLGVTNIYRDSILSDPAVEAAIRSAPPTVKQSELFGTIVEWRIDADTLQVRLGANLIADVSKLLVARLGEGERLSLYGKGTAVVFEPGEETGWQTEEGAVVIQLTPATVAEIGSTLEERRGEYRLAAFPELHIEVVPVEIKDGNGDVIRTIG, translated from the coding sequence ATGAGCGAGTCGGACGAAAACGAACTGGACGACAAGCCGAACACCAGCGGTTGGGACGCAATCGACCAAGCGCTGCAGCCACTCTACGGCGAGCAGGAACCTTTGCACTACGGAGCCGTTTTGCCGGCTTCGCTGGGCGGCGATGACCCGCTGCAAGGTATCAGCGTCTACTGCGTGAATGAGCCGGTTCCGCATTTTCACTACGTGACTTACGGCTTCACAGAACTCTACGACAAGGACTCGCCCGATCCACAGTTCAGCGGCTACGGCTTTGAGATGACATTTCGCCTGGCCCGCGGCGTCGAAGAGACGGACCCGCCGACATGGCCGCTGAACATGCTGCAGAATCTGGCCCGCTATGTCTTCCGCACCGGCAACTTCTTTGACGAGCGACATCATCTGCCAGCCAACGGTCCCATCGCGATCGGTGAACCGACCGACATGACCGCGCTGCTCTTCATTCGCGACCCGCAGCTGCCCGAAGTGAACTCGCCGAACGGGTACTTCAAATTCATCCAACTCGTCGGACTGTGCACCGCGGAGTACGCCCTCCTCAAGGAAGGCTATTTCGATGAAGTGCTCGAACGGATTCTCACGATTGCCCCGCTCGGCGTGACGAATATCTATCGCGATTCGATTCTGAGCGATCCCGCGGTCGAAGCGGCCATTCGCAGTGCCCCGCCGACGGTCAAACAGTCCGAGCTCTTTGGCACGATTGTCGAATGGCGGATCGACGCAGACACGCTCCAGGTTCGCCTGGGAGCCAACTTGATTGCCGACGTCAGCAAGTTGCTGGTCGCTCGCCTGGGAGAGGGCGAGCGACTGTCTCTGTACGGCAAGGGGACCGCGGTTGTCTTCGAGCCGGGCGAAGAAACAGGCTGGCAAACAGAAGAAGGAGCCGTGGTGATTCAGCTCACTCCAGCCACCGTGGCGGAAATCGGCAGCACCCTCGAGGAACGCCGCGGCGAGTATCGCCTAGCAGCGTTTCCAGAATTGCACATCGAAGTCGTCCCCGTCGAAATCAAAGACGGCAACGGCGATGTCATTCGCACGATTGGATAA